In the genome of Abyssisolibacter fermentans, one region contains:
- the fusA gene encoding elongation factor G, protein MKNYGADKIRNVALLGHGGSGKTTLTEALLFSIGSIKRMGKVEEGTTISDYTKQEKDRQVSISTSLIPIEWQEHKFNVLDTPGYFDFIGEVYSALKVVRGAVIVVDASAGIEVGTEKSWKYTRERNLPTIIFVNKMDKENVNIDKIINELREKFGKSIVPFQMPIGSADNFKGLVNIADMKAKIFEGKKAVQSEVPADMMDQVNPFREMLVEAVAESNDELLEKYFEGEEFTIEEIHKGLREGVLQGKLIPILCGSCSKEIGMNELLNLIYEYMPSPADEKKCVGVNPNTEEEVERKIDTNEPFSAMVFKTIADPYVGQISLFKVVSGEVKKDDEVLNTNKDEKEKMGTIFVLRGKEQIEMTKMTAGDIGAVAKLNNTNTGDTLCSKDAPIKFDNIEFPQPTLFMAAYPVSKVDEDKMGPALQRLKDEDVTFSVNRDKETKELLVGGQGYKQIEVIKSKLKDIFGVNIELQDPKIAYRETIKGTSDVQGKHKKQSGGAGQYGDVYIKFAPSNEVFEFEEKIFGGSVPRNYIPAVEKGLRDCVKKGVLAGYPVVNIKATLYDGSYHPVDSNEMAFRMAASIAFKKGVEKAKPILLEPIMKVAINIPEEYMGDIMGDMNKRRGKILGMEQLQDGSQLVAAEAPMSEMFKYTIDLKSMTQARGSFTMEFERYDEIPANLSEKIIEEAKAEKE, encoded by the coding sequence ATGAAAAATTATGGTGCTGACAAAATAAGAAATGTTGCTTTATTAGGACATGGAGGAAGCGGAAAAACAACATTAACAGAGGCATTGTTATTTTCAATAGGTAGTATAAAGAGAATGGGAAAAGTTGAAGAGGGAACTACAATTTCTGACTATACAAAACAAGAAAAAGATAGACAGGTTTCAATTAGCACATCCTTAATACCAATAGAATGGCAAGAGCATAAATTTAATGTTTTGGATACTCCAGGATATTTTGATTTTATTGGGGAAGTGTATAGTGCATTAAAAGTAGTTAGAGGAGCAGTTATTGTAGTAGATGCTTCAGCAGGTATAGAAGTCGGAACTGAAAAATCATGGAAGTACACTAGAGAAAGAAACTTACCAACTATAATCTTTGTTAATAAAATGGATAAGGAAAACGTAAACATAGACAAGATTATCAATGAATTAAGAGAGAAATTTGGCAAATCAATAGTACCTTTCCAAATGCCAATAGGTTCAGCGGACAATTTCAAAGGATTGGTAAATATAGCAGATATGAAAGCTAAAATCTTTGAAGGAAAAAAAGCTGTGCAGTCAGAAGTTCCAGCTGATATGATGGATCAAGTAAATCCATTTAGAGAGATGTTAGTAGAAGCTGTGGCAGAGAGTAATGATGAACTTTTAGAGAAGTATTTTGAAGGAGAAGAATTTACCATAGAAGAAATTCATAAAGGATTAAGAGAAGGTGTATTACAAGGTAAATTAATTCCTATATTATGTGGTTCATGTTCAAAAGAAATAGGTATGAATGAACTATTGAATCTAATTTATGAATATATGCCTTCACCAGCAGATGAAAAAAAATGTGTAGGTGTTAATCCGAATACAGAAGAAGAAGTAGAAAGAAAAATAGATACTAATGAACCTTTTTCAGCAATGGTTTTTAAAACTATAGCTGACCCTTATGTTGGACAAATTTCATTATTTAAAGTTGTTTCAGGAGAGGTAAAGAAAGACGATGAGGTTTTAAATACTAATAAAGATGAGAAAGAAAAGATGGGTACTATATTTGTTTTAAGAGGTAAAGAGCAAATTGAAATGACAAAGATGACTGCGGGAGATATCGGGGCAGTAGCTAAGCTTAATAATACAAATACTGGAGATACATTATGCTCTAAAGATGCACCTATTAAATTTGATAATATAGAGTTTCCTCAACCAACTTTATTTATGGCTGCTTATCCTGTTAGTAAAGTAGACGAAGATAAAATGGGTCCAGCTTTACAAAGACTAAAAGATGAGGATGTAACATTTTCTGTTAATAGAGACAAGGAAACAAAAGAGTTATTAGTTGGAGGTCAGGGATATAAACAAATAGAAGTTATTAAATCAAAGCTTAAAGATATATTTGGAGTAAATATTGAATTACAAGATCCAAAGATTGCATATAGAGAAACAATAAAAGGTACATCTGATGTACAAGGTAAACACAAGAAACAATCTGGTGGTGCAGGACAATATGGTGATGTATATATTAAATTTGCGCCTTCAAATGAAGTATTTGAATTTGAAGAAAAGATATTTGGTGGTTCTGTACCAAGAAACTATATACCAGCAGTTGAAAAGGGATTAAGAGATTGTGTCAAAAAAGGAGTACTTGCAGGTTATCCTGTTGTTAATATAAAAGCTACATTATATGATGGCTCATATCATCCAGTTGATTCAAATGAAATGGCGTTTAGAATGGCGGCATCAATAGCATTTAAAAAAGGTGTCGAAAAGGCTAAGCCTATTCTGTTAGAGCCAATTATGAAAGTAGCTATCAATATTCCAGAAGAATATATGGGCGATATAATGGGAGATATGAATAAGAGAAGAGGGAAAATACTTGGTATGGAGCAGTTACAAGACGGGAGTCAATTAGTAGCAGCAGAA